The nucleotide sequence GCATCACGATGCCCACCGCGCCGCCGAAGACCCAGGCCATCTGGAGGATGGTCTCGGAGCGGGCGAAGGCGGAGGTCCGGACCGCCTCGGGGACGTCCCGCTGGATCAGCGCGTCCAGCGACAGCTTGCCCAGGGCCTGGGCGAACCCGGCGACGGCGGCGAGGCAGGCCACCAGCACGGCGCCGAAGAACAGGGCGGCCACGACGGTGGCGCCGAGCGCGACCGCCACGACCGTCACGATGATGATCTCGGGCCCCTTGGAGCGCAGCCACGCCCCCACGGCCGTGCCCAGCGCGTTGCCCGCCCCCGCCGCCACACCGACGATGCCCAGCGAGACGGCCGCGCTCTCCCCGGCCAGGGGATGCTCGCGCAGCAGGAACGCGAGGAAGAAGATCAGGAAGCCGGACAGGCAGCGCAGCGCCGCGTTGGCGCCCAGCGCGTGGGTCACGGAGGGCCCGACCGTGCGCAGTCCGGGCCGCTTGCTCTGCTGCCGTCGCCGCGGTCCGTGCAGATGCTGTTCGTCGGCTGCCAGCAGCGCCACGTCCTCGCCCTTGGCCGAATCCACCTTCCTGGGCAGCGAGAACGACAGGAACGTACCCGCGACGAAGATCACGAAAGCGCCGTAGAGCGGCCAGGGGTCCCCGACCGTCTGGAGCCCCGCCCCGACCGGCGCCGCCACGCCGGTGGCCAGCAGCCCGGCCAGCGTGACCCGCGAGTTGGCCTTCACCAGGGAGAACGCGGGCGGCAGCAGCCGGGGCACGACCGCGCTGCGCACCACCCCGTACGCCTTGGACGCCACCAGCACGCCGAGCGCGGCCGGATACAGCTCCAGCCCGCCGCTCGCCACGGCCCCCGACAGCACCAGCGCCAGCAGCGCGCGGGCCAGCATCGCCCCGGCCATCGCGGCCCGCCGCCCGTGCGGGAGCCGGTCCAGCAGGGGACCGATGACGGGGGCGAGGACCGTGAAGGGCGCCATGGTGATGGCGAGGTAGAGCGCGACCCGGCCGCGGGCCTCGTCCGTCGGCACCGAGAAGAAGACCGTGGAGGCCAGCGCCACGGTGATCATGACGTCCCCGGCGCCGTTCACCGCGTGCAGTTCGATCAGTTTGCCGAGCCCCGACTCGCCCGCGCCGTGCGCGTGCGTGACTTTGCGGATGCCGCGCGCGGTGCCGGTCACCGGCAGGTGCAGGGCACGGCCGACGGAGCGGACGACACCGCCGACGCGGCCCGAACCGCCGCCACCGCGCCCCCTGTCCGTGGCTGCCACGTGCTTCATAGTGCCCCGAGCGGCCGTCCTATGGGCGGTTTGCGGCCAAGCGAGTCGACCCGGACTCCCTCGCGAACCACCGGTCCGGAACCCGCCATGCGGCCGCGGACTGTCCCCCACCACGGGCGACGGGGTAGCGTGCGTATCTCAGCCATAACGCAGAATGGATGGCAGAGGTGCGCCCGCGCGTGATCGGACGCGGACGTCGATGCGGCCCACAGGTCCGCTCCGTCCGCTTCACCGCCGGAGGGCATCCGCACTCGTAGACGGCGTAGGAGAGAAGCGATACCTGTGAGCGCAGCGACCACGCGAAGCCGCACCCCTGACCGCCTGTGCGCCGAGGCGATCGACCTCGCGCGCACCGCAGCGGAGGAGGCGGCCGCTCCCGGCGTCGTCGGTGAGCACATCGGCGTGGTGTCGGAGGGTGACCGTGTGGTCACCCACTTCTTCGAATGCAAGGAACCCGGCTACCGCGGCTGGCGGTGGGCCGCCACGGTCGCCCGTGCCTCCCGCGCCAAGATCGTCACCCTGGACGAGGTCGTGCTGCTGCCCGGCCGCGACGCCCTCCTGGCCCCCGAGTGGGTGCCCTGGAGCGAGCGGCTGCGCCCCGGCGACCTCGGCCCCGGCGACCTGCTCCCCACCGACCAGGAGGACCTGCGCCTGGAGCCCGGCTTCTCCGGCGAGGAGGAGCTGCCGCCGAACTCCGCGCTGGCGGAGGGCCTGACCGAGCTGGCCGAGCGCGAGGACGCCGACGTCACCCCCGGCAGCCCCGCCGTCCAGTCCACCGTGCCGGCGCGCGGCTCGATCACCTCGGTCGCCGAGGAACTGGGCATGCGCCGCGCCCGCGTGCTCTCCCGCTACGGCCTGCACGTCGCCGCCGACCGCTGGGAGGAGGCGTTCGGCCCCAAGACCGCGATGGCCCAGGCCGCCCCCGCCACCTGCGCGAGCTGCGGCTTCCTCGCCCCGATCGGCGGCTCGCTGGGCCAGGCGTTCGGCGTCTGCGGCAACGAGTTCTCCCCGGCCGACGGCCGCGTGGTCTCCCTCGCCTACGGCTGCGGCGCCCACTCCGAGGCCGCGGTCATGCCGACCCCGCCCCGCCCGCCGCTGCCCGTGGTGGACGAGACCCGGCTCGACCCCTTCCCGCTCCGGCCCGCCGCCGACTCCGGCTCGGTCCCGGCCGAGGGCGACGACGAAGCGGCGGAACTGGGCCACTCCTAGCGAAGGCCGGGCACGCCCGACCGCGCGTACCGAGCGAAGGAACTGGCCGTCAGGTCGCTGTACCTTCGGACTCACGTCGATGATGGAGAGTGAACGTGAGCAAGTACGTGCGGCCGGCGGCCGAGGGCGCCGACCCCTTCGGCACCGCCCGTCTCCGCCGCGGTGTCCTCGACGCCTGGGCCACCAGCCCCGCCCGGTTCCGTGAGGACGCCAACGCCGAGGAGGACCTCGTACTCGGCGGCTACCGGGACCGGCTCGTGGTGGAGCTGGCCCAGAACGCCGCCGACGCCGCCGCCCGCGCGGACACCCCCGGACGGCTCAGGCTCACCCTCCGCGACGGCGTGCTGATCGCCGCCAACACCGGCGCTCCCCTGGACGCCGCCGGTGTCGAGTCGCTCTCCACCCTGCGCGCCTCCGCCAAGCGGGAGCGGTACGACGAGCACGCCACCGTCGGCCGGTTCGGCGTCGGCTTCGCCGCCGTGCTCTCCGTGACCGACGAACCCGCGCTGGTCGGCCGGCACGGCGGGGTCCGCTGGTCGCTCGCCGAGGCCCGCGAGCTGGCCGCCGACACCGCCCGGCACAGCCCCGGCCTCGGCGACGAGGTGCGCCGCCGCGACGGCCACGTCCCGCTGCTGCGCCTGCCGTTCGCCGCCGAGGGCACCGCGCCGGACCCGTACGACACCGCCGTCATCCTGCCGCTGCGCGACGCGGCCGCCACCGGTCTGGCCGAGCGGCTGCTCGACGCCGTGGACGACTCCCTGCTGCTCGCCCTGCCGGGCCTCGAAGAGGTCGTCATCGAGGTGGACGGGCAGGAGCCGCGCACCCTCGGCCGCCGTACCGAGGACGCCGTCACCGTCGTGGACGACTCCCGCGACGGCACCACCCGCTGGCGCACCGTCAGCGCCCACGGCCCCCTCACCGCCGACCTCCTCACCGACCGTCCGGTCGAGGAGCGGCTGCGCCCGCACTGGTCGGTGACCTGGGCCGTGCCCGAGGACGGCGAAGGCCGGCCGGTACGCCCCCGCACCGCGCCCGTGCTGCACGCCCCCACCCCCAGCGACGAGGCCCTCGGCTTCCCCGGCGTGCTCATCGCGTCCTTCCCGCTGGACACCACCCGACGGCACACCGCCCCCGGCCCGCTCACCGACTTCCTGGTGGACCGCGCGGCCGACGCCTACGCCGAACTGCTCGCCGGATGGCGGCCGGTGACCGAGGGCGCCATCGACCTCGTCCCCGGCCCGCTCGGCAAGGGCGAGCTGGACGGCGCGCTGCGCCAGGCCGTGCTGCGGCGGCTGCCGCGCACCGCGTTCCTGCCCCCGGCACTGCCCCCGCAGGGCGACGACGAGCTGCCCGAGGCGCTGCGACCGAGGGACGCCGAGATCGTGGAGGGCGCGGGCGCCGAGACCGTACGCGTCCTCGCCGAGGTGCTGCCGACCCTGCTCCCCGCCGGCCTGGAGCGCCGCCCGGAGCTGCGCGCGCTCGGCGTGGCCCGGCTGCCGCTCGCCGACGCCGTGGACCGGCTGGCGGGCCTGGAGAAGGAACCCGAGTGGTGGTGGCGGCTCTACGACAGCCTCGCCGGGGTCGACCCCGAGCGGCTGTCCGGGCTGCCCGTGCCGCTCGCCGGGACCGGCCGGACCACGATCGGCCCCCGTCAGGTGCTGCTGCCCGCGCCGGACGCCACCGCGCCGGACGCTGAGGTACTGGGCAGGCTCGGTCTGAAGATGGCCCATGCGGACGCCGCCCACCCCCTGCTGGAGAAGCTGGGCGCGCTGCCCGCCACCCCGCGCGCGGTGCTCACCACCCCGCAGGTCCGCGCCGCCGTCGCCGCCTCGCTGGACGACGAGGGCGGGGCGATGTGGGAGGAGGACGCCCCGGACGCCGAGGAACTGGCGGACACCGTGCTGGCGTTGGTCCGCGACGCGGGCCTGGAGCCCGGTGACGAGCCCTGGCTCGGCGCGCTCGCGCTGCCCGACGAGGACGGCGAGCTCGCCCCGGCGGGCGAACTGGTCCTGCCGGGCAGCCCGTTCGCCCGGATCATCCGCGAGGACGAACTCGCCGCCGTCGACGCCGACCTGGCCGGGAAGTGGGGCGAACAGCCGCTGGCCGCCTGCGGGGTGCTGGCCGACTTCGCGCTGGTCCGCGCCACCGACGTCGTCCTCGACCCGGACGAGCTGGAACCCCGCGACAGCGACTTCGCCGAGCCGGACGACGCCGGGCTGCTGGACGCCGTCGACGTCTGGTCCGAGGACATCCTCGACCGCTTCCCGGACAGCCCGGTACCGCCCGTCGCCACCGAACTCGTCGCCGTGCGCGACCTGGACCTGGTGGACGACGACCGCTGGCCCGAGGCGCTGGCCCTGCTGGCCCAGCCGCCGCTGCGCGACGCCCTCGTCCAGCCGGTCCGCGTCCTCCTCCCGGACGGCACCCACGAGGTCGTACGGCCGTACACCGCCTGGTGGCTGCGCGGGCACCCGGTGCTGGACGGCCGCCGCCCGGCGGGCCTGCTCGCCGCCGGCGGCGACCCGCTGCTGCGCGGCCTGTACGACGAGGCGGACGCCACCGGCTTCGCCGACGAGCAGGTGCTGCGCGCCCTCGGGGTGCGCACCTCGGTGGCCGCGCTGCTGGACGAGCCCGGCGGTGCCGCCGAGCTCCTCGACCGGCTCGCCGACCCCGACCGTGCCGTCACCCCGGTCCAACTGCACGGGCTGTACAGCGCCTTGGCCGACCTGGAGCCCGAGCAGGTGACACTGCCGGACGAGGTGCGGGCCGTGCGCGACGGCCGGGCGGTCGTGGTGGACGCGCGGGACGCGGTGGTCGTGGACTCGCCCGACCTGCTGCCGTTCACCTCCGGCATGCCGCTGCTGCCGGTCCGGCCGTCGCTGGCGGCCGCGCTGGCCGAGCTGTTCCAGGTGCGGCGGCTGAGCGAGTCCGTCACCGGTGCCGTGGACTCCGAGGGCGCCGAGCGCGAGGTGCCCGAGCCGGTACGGGCGCTGCTCGGCCCGCGCACCCCGGACACCTATGCCGAGCACGAGGAACTCGTCGTGGACGGCGTCGAGATCGACTGGCGGCTCACCGACGACGGCGTGCTCCACGCGGCCACGCTGGAAGGCGTCGCCGCCGGGCTCGCCTGGGCGGCCGCCCAGTGGCCGCGCCGCTTCGAGGTGGCCGCGCTGCTGGAAGACCCCTCCCGCACCGAGGAATTGGCGCGCGACCGCTGGTTCGACTGACCCCGACAGTTCGTGCGCGAAACTTTTACCTCTCGTGCAACCTTTTCTCACTCCCGTTTGTCATGTCTGCTGAGTCTCCGTACTCAGCAGACATGACAAGAGCGCCCGGCGGCACAGAGCCGCGGCCGTGCGCTCCTCGACGGGGGGAACCTCATGCGTATCCGTACCAGCCTGGCCATCGCGACCGCCGCCGGTGCCGTGGCCCTCGGCGCGTTCGCCGTCCCGGCCGCCCAGGCCGACGAGGCGCCGGCCGCCACCAAGGTGTCGTCCTTCGTGAACGGCGTGAAGGCGGACGCCGCCGCCAAGGCGGGAACGAAGGCGGGCGTCAGGTCGGGCGTGCGTTACGTCGACGGCGACGTCACCATCGACAAGGTCACCGTCAACGGCAACGAGGACATCGTGGCCGGCACCTCCGCGGTCAAGACCGTCAACGTCTACGTGACGGCGACCGACCCGGAGGGCATCTACGACGCCGACGCCATGCTGTGGCACGGCACGGACTTCGAGAACGACGTCGACGGCGCCGTCATCCCGGAGCAGGAGTCCGACTGCGACTACTGGAGCGCCACCTCGGCCACCTGCAAGATCACCCTGAAGGTCGACCCGAAGTCGGACCTGTGGGACAGCGCCCTGGCGGGCAAGTGGAACGTGTACGCCGCCGCCATCGGCAACGACGGTGACCTCATCGAGGACGACAGCTACAAGAACGTCTGGATCAAGCGCGCCGCGCAGATCACCTCGATGAACGCCGCGCCGGAGCCGGTGAAGAAGGGCAAGACCATCACCGCCACGGCCAACCTGAGCCGTGCGAGCTGGTCCTACCTGAAGTACTACGGCTACGGCAGCCAGTCCGTGCAGCTCCAGTTCGCGAAGTCCGGCAGCAGCACCTACACCACCGTCAAGACCGTGAAGACCTCCTCCACGGGCGCCCTCAAGACGACGGCCACGGCCAACGCGTCCGGCACCTGGCGCTTCTACTTCCCGAAGAACGGCACCACGTCCGCGGCGACCTCCGCGGGTGACTACGTCGCCGTGAACTAGTCCGACCGCTCTTCCACGCCCGGCCCCGGAGACCGCCAGTCTCCGGGGCCGGAGTGCTGTCGGTGCCATGACGTGGCTATGACGTGGCCATGAGCAGGCAATCCACCGGCAAAGACCGTCTCCGGAAAGCGCATGCCGTACAACTCGCGGTCCCCCTCGCCGATCTGATCACCCGAGTCGACCGACTCACCGATCACTTCTCCCTCAGAGGGAACCGCACATGCGCATACGTGCCACCGTGGCCGCCGTCACCGGCGCCCTGGCTCTCTCCGCCTTCGCCGTCCCGGCCGCCCAGGCCGCGCCCGCCGACGGCACGCCGTACACGATGAACGTCGGCTTCTCGAACCTGAAGATCGCCTCGTCGATCAAGGTCGGCACCGGCAAC is from Streptomyces seoulensis and encodes:
- a CDS encoding calcium-binding protein — protein: MRIRTSLAIATAAGAVALGAFAVPAAQADEAPAATKVSSFVNGVKADAAAKAGTKAGVRSGVRYVDGDVTIDKVTVNGNEDIVAGTSAVKTVNVYVTATDPEGIYDADAMLWHGTDFENDVDGAVIPEQESDCDYWSATSATCKITLKVDPKSDLWDSALAGKWNVYAAAIGNDGDLIEDDSYKNVWIKRAAQITSMNAAPEPVKKGKTITATANLSRASWSYLKYYGYGSQSVQLQFAKSGSSTYTTVKTVKTSSTGALKTTATANASGTWRFYFPKNGTTSAATSAGDYVAVN
- a CDS encoding sacsin N-terminal ATP-binding-like domain-containing protein: MSKYVRPAAEGADPFGTARLRRGVLDAWATSPARFREDANAEEDLVLGGYRDRLVVELAQNAADAAARADTPGRLRLTLRDGVLIAANTGAPLDAAGVESLSTLRASAKRERYDEHATVGRFGVGFAAVLSVTDEPALVGRHGGVRWSLAEARELAADTARHSPGLGDEVRRRDGHVPLLRLPFAAEGTAPDPYDTAVILPLRDAAATGLAERLLDAVDDSLLLALPGLEEVVIEVDGQEPRTLGRRTEDAVTVVDDSRDGTTRWRTVSAHGPLTADLLTDRPVEERLRPHWSVTWAVPEDGEGRPVRPRTAPVLHAPTPSDEALGFPGVLIASFPLDTTRRHTAPGPLTDFLVDRAADAYAELLAGWRPVTEGAIDLVPGPLGKGELDGALRQAVLRRLPRTAFLPPALPPQGDDELPEALRPRDAEIVEGAGAETVRVLAEVLPTLLPAGLERRPELRALGVARLPLADAVDRLAGLEKEPEWWWRLYDSLAGVDPERLSGLPVPLAGTGRTTIGPRQVLLPAPDATAPDAEVLGRLGLKMAHADAAHPLLEKLGALPATPRAVLTTPQVRAAVAASLDDEGGAMWEEDAPDAEELADTVLALVRDAGLEPGDEPWLGALALPDEDGELAPAGELVLPGSPFARIIREDELAAVDADLAGKWGEQPLAACGVLADFALVRATDVVLDPDELEPRDSDFAEPDDAGLLDAVDVWSEDILDRFPDSPVPPVATELVAVRDLDLVDDDRWPEALALLAQPPLRDALVQPVRVLLPDGTHEVVRPYTAWWLRGHPVLDGRRPAGLLAAGGDPLLRGLYDEADATGFADEQVLRALGVRTSVAALLDEPGGAAELLDRLADPDRAVTPVQLHGLYSALADLEPEQVTLPDEVRAVRDGRAVVVDARDAVVVDSPDLLPFTSGMPLLPVRPSLAAALAELFQVRRLSESVTGAVDSEGAEREVPEPVRALLGPRTPDTYAEHEELVVDGVEIDWRLTDDGVLHAATLEGVAAGLAWAAAQWPRRFEVAALLEDPSRTEELARDRWFD
- a CDS encoding MFS transporter, with the translated sequence MKHVAATDRGRGGGGSGRVGGVVRSVGRALHLPVTGTARGIRKVTHAHGAGESGLGKLIELHAVNGAGDVMITVALASTVFFSVPTDEARGRVALYLAITMAPFTVLAPVIGPLLDRLPHGRRAAMAGAMLARALLALVLSGAVASGGLELYPAALGVLVASKAYGVVRSAVVPRLLPPAFSLVKANSRVTLAGLLATGVAAPVGAGLQTVGDPWPLYGAFVIFVAGTFLSFSLPRKVDSAKGEDVALLAADEQHLHGPRRRQQSKRPGLRTVGPSVTHALGANAALRCLSGFLIFFLAFLLREHPLAGESAAVSLGIVGVAAGAGNALGTAVGAWLRSKGPEIIIVTVVAVALGATVVAALFFGAVLVACLAAVAGFAQALGKLSLDALIQRDVPEAVRTSAFARSETILQMAWVFGGAVGIVMPLNGAFGLAVAAALVAVGWLSTLRGLLAAARHGGRARPRVA
- a CDS encoding DUF3027 domain-containing protein, with the translated sequence MSAATTRSRTPDRLCAEAIDLARTAAEEAAAPGVVGEHIGVVSEGDRVVTHFFECKEPGYRGWRWAATVARASRAKIVTLDEVVLLPGRDALLAPEWVPWSERLRPGDLGPGDLLPTDQEDLRLEPGFSGEEELPPNSALAEGLTELAEREDADVTPGSPAVQSTVPARGSITSVAEELGMRRARVLSRYGLHVAADRWEEAFGPKTAMAQAAPATCASCGFLAPIGGSLGQAFGVCGNEFSPADGRVVSLAYGCGAHSEAAVMPTPPRPPLPVVDETRLDPFPLRPAADSGSVPAEGDDEAAELGHS